One region of Thunnus albacares chromosome 20, fThuAlb1.1, whole genome shotgun sequence genomic DNA includes:
- the tekt3 gene encoding tektin-3: MELIGSTLTATYARPKTSHFLPAISTMASSYRNTQPVLAMNPSANQWRTNSYYKSSSAIPTPSSIQRENLDLVRAKTMFYPSNRSALTTRYTPDDWYKSNQNNYRESESSRKSAERLRRDTMRLMQDREQLTRRTQENTSKNIGERLNDIVFWRSELSHEIDNMVTEIAALTEVKRRLERALAETEGPLQVSQECLYHREKRMSIDLVHDDVEKDLIKEVEAIKSCQERMRRHLDRAIAQLASNRAAQHELERDMSDKVTAQRIDDRCHRLRNTSDGIGYCRGIDRLDPSLSLPDSWSKFTDDNILHSQSERASSHKLRDEIEILLSTTSNEMWNQFNNVNVAFTNRISEIADAKNSLQTHLAKTLQEIFQTEMLIESLKKALRDKESPLKVAQTRLEERTRRPNVELCRDNPHHRLVSEVREIEDTIHKLQERLMEAENTLQTLVKTKVTLEHDLSIKANSLFLDQEKCMSMRKSFPSMPRLVGYT, translated from the exons ATGGAGCTCATTGGATCCACTCTCACAGCCACATACGCTCGGCCAAAAACCAGCCACTTCCTCCCTGCCATCTCCACCATGGCATCCAGCTATCGCAACACCCAGCCTGTCTTAGCGATGAATCCCAGTGCCAACCAGTGGAGGACCAACAGCTACTACAAGAGCAGCAGCGCTATCCCAACCCCCTCTTCCATACAGCGAGAGAATTTAGATCTGGTTCGAGCCAAGACCATGTTCTACCCATCCAACAGGAGCGCGCTGACCACCCGCTACACTCCGGATGACTGGTACAAGTCCAACCAAAACAACTACAGGGAGTCTGAGTCATCCCGGAAGAGTGCAGAGAGACTGAGAAGAGACACCATGCGGCTGATGCAGGACAGGGAGCAGCTGACCAGACGAACCCAGGAGAATACCAGCAAGAACATTGGCGAGCGGCTCAATGACATCGTCTTCTGGAGGTCTGAGCTGAGCCATGAGATTGACAACATGGTGACAGAGATAGCAGCCCTCACTGAGGTCAAGAGGAGGCTGGAGAGAGCCTTGGCAGAGACCGAGGGGCCCCTTCAG GTGTCTCAAGAGTGTTTGTACCACAGAGAGAAGCGGATGTCCATCGATCTGGTACATGACGATGTAGAGAAAGACCTCATAAAG GAAGTGGAAGCCATAAAGTCATGTCAGGAAAGGATGAGGCGACATCTGGACAGAGCCATCGCTCAACTGGC GTCAAACCGAGCAGCCCAGCATGAATTGGAAAGAGACATGAGTGATAAAGTGACAGCTCAGAGGATAGATGACAGGTGTCATCGTCTGAGGAACACATCTGATGGTATCGGCTACTGTAGAGGGATTGATAGATTAGACCCTTC aCTCTCTCTGCCGGACTCGTGGTCCAAGTTCACAGACGACAACATCTTGCACTCTCAGAGTGAACGAGCCTCCTCCCACAAGCTCAGGGATGAGATAGAAATCCTGCTGAGCACCACGTCCAATGAGATGTGGAACCAGTTTAACAACGTCAATGTCGCCTTCACCAACCGCATATCTGAAATTGCTGATGCTAAGAACAGCCTGCAGACCCATCTGGCAAAG ACTCTGCAAGAGATCTTTCAGACTGAGATGCTGATTGAGTCTCTGAAGAAGGCCCTGAGAGACAAAGAGTCCCCACTGAAAGTGGCCCAAACCAGGCTGGAGGAGAGAACCCGCAGACCCAACGTTGAGCTCTGCAGGGACAACCCACACCACAG GCTTGTGAGTGAGGTGAGGGAGATCGAGGACACCATTCATAAGCTTCAGGAGAGGCTGATGGAGGCCGAGAACACTCTGCAGACCCTGGTCAAGACCAAAGTGACCCTGGAGCATGACCTGTCCATCAAGGCCAACTCACTCTTCCTGGACCAGGAGAAGTGCATGAGCATGCGCAAGAGCTTTCCCAGTATGCCCCGTCTGGTGGGCTACACCTAA